A genomic window from Sphingomonas taxi includes:
- a CDS encoding cytochrome c-type biogenesis protein: MKHALLLLALIAAPVAADPSTPPAALANTQLRDPAQEAKARDLMATLRCLVCQGQSIADSDASMAGDMRALVRGRIAAGETPDSVRAWLIERYGDYVSYDPPLSAATWPLWLAPIALLVLGAVIARSSFRRRRR; the protein is encoded by the coding sequence ATGAAGCATGCCCTGCTCCTGCTGGCGCTGATCGCGGCGCCGGTCGCGGCCGATCCGTCGACGCCGCCCGCAGCGCTCGCCAACACGCAATTGCGCGACCCCGCACAGGAGGCGAAGGCGCGCGACCTGATGGCGACGCTGCGCTGCCTCGTCTGCCAGGGCCAGTCGATCGCCGACAGCGACGCGAGCATGGCCGGCGACATGCGCGCGCTCGTGCGCGGCCGCATCGCCGCGGGCGAGACGCCCGATTCGGTCCGCGCGTGGCTGATCGAACGCTACGGCGATTACGTCAGCTACGATCCGCCGCTCAGCGCCGCGACTTGGCCCTTGTGGCTCGCGCCGATCGCCTTGCTGGTGCTCGGTGCCGTGATCGCGCGGTCGAGTTTTCGGCGGCGGAGGCGCTGA
- the ccmE gene encoding cytochrome c maturation protein CcmE, with protein sequence MKAKHQRLTLALLALAAVVAAALLAMSALKDQASFFYAPSDVARQGLPLGRAVRLGGMVQAGSIKRAPDGVTVHFVVGDGIATTPVTFAGITPDLFRERSGVVAEGQFNPDGSFTATNLLAKHDEKYMPPELAGKMHETRTLKP encoded by the coding sequence GTGAAGGCCAAGCATCAACGGCTGACGCTGGCGCTGCTGGCGCTCGCGGCGGTGGTCGCTGCGGCGCTGCTGGCGATGTCGGCGCTCAAGGATCAGGCGTCCTTCTTCTACGCGCCCTCCGACGTCGCGCGGCAGGGCTTGCCACTCGGCCGGGCGGTACGGCTCGGCGGGATGGTACAGGCAGGCTCGATCAAGCGCGCACCGGACGGCGTCACCGTCCATTTCGTCGTCGGCGACGGCATCGCCACCACGCCCGTCACCTTCGCCGGCATCACCCCGGACCTGTTCCGCGAGCGCTCGGGCGTCGTCGCCGAGGGGCAGTTCAACCCCGATGGCAGTTTCACCGCCACCAATTTGCTCGCAAAGCACGACGAAAAATACATGCCGCCCGAACTTGCCGGCAAGATGCACGAGACGCGGACGTTGAAGCCGTGA
- a CDS encoding heme lyase CcmF/NrfE family subunit — MIAEAGLAALWLAAALAALQLAMAALGLTRGQRALVAAVRPIAIVQGVLAAIAMAALIALFLGSDMSVKLVVENSHSAKPWLYKFAGAWGNHEGSMLLWVTILGLAGGAVAILERRLPERTLIATLAAQAGIALGFYAFLLFASNPFARISPAAGDGLGLNPLLQDPGLAFHPPTLYIGYVGISVAFSFAVGALITRDVGPVFAKAMRPWVLGAWIFLTLGITAGSYWAYYELGWGGWWFWDPVENASLMPWLAATALLHSVTVLATRDGLRAWTVMLAVVAFSMSMIGTFLVRSGILTSVHAFAVDPERGAFILLLLALYIGGALALFAARIGTVRAGTTFEFVSREGGLVINNLLLSVILGVVLIGTLYPLVAASFGVQLSVGPPFFNAAAGPIALALVVAMAVGPLLRWRRDEAGALLDRLIWPIAAAGFTGAGLIALAPPGVMPLLGLSLAAGLAVASVLPLIGRNPWRTPLFTWGMVVAHLGIAVSLAGMACDSAYTAETLIAARVGQPVRVGPYVVRLDGIKPVVGENWSALEARLSATRDGERIVLRPQSRFFSDPVTTTSESAIATEWDGQLYTVLGQPDGQGRWQLRLWWKPFVTLIWFGGALIALGGALSLVGRWRRERRAAAREAYA; from the coding sequence GTGATCGCCGAGGCCGGTCTCGCCGCTTTGTGGCTCGCCGCCGCGCTCGCCGCGCTGCAACTGGCAATGGCGGCGCTCGGGTTGACGCGCGGCCAGCGGGCATTGGTCGCCGCGGTACGGCCGATCGCGATCGTCCAGGGCGTGCTCGCCGCGATCGCCATGGCGGCGCTGATCGCGCTGTTCCTCGGCTCGGACATGTCGGTGAAGCTGGTCGTCGAGAACAGCCATTCCGCCAAGCCGTGGCTCTACAAATTCGCCGGCGCCTGGGGCAATCACGAAGGGTCGATGCTGCTCTGGGTGACGATCCTCGGCCTTGCCGGCGGCGCGGTGGCGATTCTCGAACGGCGTCTGCCCGAACGCACGCTCATCGCGACGCTGGCGGCGCAGGCGGGAATCGCCCTCGGCTTCTACGCCTTTCTGCTCTTCGCCTCCAACCCCTTCGCGCGGATCAGCCCGGCGGCGGGCGACGGCCTCGGCCTCAACCCGTTGCTGCAGGACCCCGGCCTCGCCTTCCACCCGCCGACGCTCTACATCGGCTACGTCGGCATCTCGGTCGCCTTCTCCTTCGCGGTCGGTGCGCTAATCACCCGCGACGTCGGCCCGGTCTTCGCCAAGGCGATGCGCCCTTGGGTGCTCGGCGCGTGGATTTTCCTGACGCTTGGCATCACCGCGGGCAGCTATTGGGCCTATTACGAGCTCGGCTGGGGCGGCTGGTGGTTCTGGGACCCGGTCGAGAATGCCTCGCTGATGCCGTGGCTTGCGGCAACCGCGCTGCTCCATTCGGTGACCGTCCTCGCCACCCGCGACGGCCTGCGCGCGTGGACGGTGATGCTCGCGGTGGTCGCCTTCTCGATGTCGATGATCGGCACCTTCCTCGTCCGCTCCGGCATCCTGACCAGCGTCCACGCCTTCGCGGTCGATCCTGAGCGCGGCGCGTTCATCCTCCTGCTGCTCGCGCTCTATATCGGCGGCGCGTTGGCGCTGTTCGCGGCGCGGATCGGCACCGTGCGCGCCGGCACGACCTTCGAATTCGTCAGCCGCGAGGGCGGGCTGGTCATCAACAACCTGCTACTGTCGGTGATCCTCGGCGTCGTGCTGATCGGCACGCTCTATCCGCTCGTCGCCGCGAGCTTCGGCGTCCAGCTCTCGGTCGGCCCGCCCTTCTTCAACGCCGCGGCGGGGCCGATCGCGCTCGCTTTGGTCGTGGCGATGGCGGTCGGTCCGCTGCTGCGTTGGCGCCGTGACGAGGCGGGCGCGCTGCTCGACCGGCTGATCTGGCCGATCGCCGCGGCGGGCTTCACCGGCGCCGGACTGATCGCACTGGCGCCGCCCGGGGTGATGCCGCTGCTCGGCCTGTCGCTCGCCGCCGGGCTTGCGGTCGCGAGCGTGCTGCCGCTGATCGGCCGCAACCCGTGGCGCACGCCCCTGTTCACCTGGGGGATGGTCGTCGCGCATCTCGGCATCGCGGTCAGCCTTGCCGGCATGGCGTGCGACAGCGCCTATACCGCCGAGACGCTGATCGCTGCGCGCGTCGGCCAGCCGGTGCGCGTCGGGCCCTATGTGGTCCGGCTCGACGGCATCAAACCGGTGGTGGGCGAAAACTGGTCGGCGCTCGAAGCGCGGCTCAGCGCCACCCGCGACGGCGAACGGATCGTGCTGCGCCCGCAATCGCGCTTCTTCTCCGATCCGGTGACGACCACCAGCGAGAGCGCGATCGCCACTGAATGGGACGGCCAGCTCTACACCGTGCTCGGTCAGCCGGACGGGCAGGGGCGCTGGCAATTGCGCTTGTGGTGGAAGCCGTTCGTCACCCTGATCTGGTTCGGCGGTGCGCTGATCGCGCTCGGCGGCGCGCTGTCGCTGGTCGGTCGCTGGCGCCGCGAGCGCCGGGCGGCGGCGCGCGAGGCCTATGCATGA
- a CDS encoding redoxin family protein → MRRWLLWLPFAVFAAIVVVVASGLFAPADRAVRSALIGKPLPDFALPPIVAGKPGLSTADFRRGKPRLLNVFASWCIPCAAESPQLLRLEAMGVPVDAIAIRDTAPALRDFLARYGDPYERIGADAQSAVQLALGSSGVPESFVIDGKGRIVLQHIGDIRAEDVDAIAAAVRSAR, encoded by the coding sequence ATGAGGCGGTGGCTGCTCTGGTTACCCTTTGCGGTGTTCGCCGCGATCGTGGTGGTGGTGGCGAGCGGCCTGTTCGCTCCCGCCGATCGCGCCGTGCGGTCCGCGCTGATCGGCAAGCCGCTCCCGGACTTCGCGCTGCCGCCGATCGTCGCGGGCAAGCCCGGCCTGTCCACCGCCGACTTCCGACGGGGCAAGCCCCGTTTGCTCAACGTCTTCGCGAGCTGGTGCATCCCCTGCGCCGCCGAATCGCCGCAGCTGCTGCGGCTGGAGGCGATGGGGGTCCCGGTCGACGCGATCGCGATCCGCGATACCGCGCCGGCGCTGCGCGACTTCCTCGCGCGCTATGGCGACCCCTATGAGCGGATCGGCGCCGACGCGCAGAGCGCGGTGCAACTCGCGCTGGGATCGTCGGGCGTGCCGGAGAGCTTCGTGATCGACGGCAAGGGGCGGATCGTCCTCCAGCATATCGGCGATATCCGCGCCGAGGACGTTGACGCCATCGCCGCCGCGGTCCGGAGCGCGCGATGA